GAGTTGGTGGGTAACTTGGCCTCCAGCAGCCGCGGGTGGctcaggaggtggggaggggagagaagggttTAATTGTGGGGAGGAGCGGGGACCACTCGCCCAGCAGGCAGATGGCAGGGTCTTTTGGCCTTGTGGGCTGGGAGGAAGGGTGGAGGCGGAGCTGGGAAAAGAGATGTGAAAGGCCAGGAGGGCGGGACAGGGGTGGGGGACGCTCCGCAAGGGCGTGGGGTCCCCAGGCTAACCTGGGCCGGTTCTGGCTCGCAGGAAGCCGCTGAGGAATGGCCTGGTTAAAGACAAACGCTTCTGAACCCCTTCACCCCGGCCTCGCCGCCCAGGACCCAGTCCCGCCCAACCTCGCCCTCGGAGACAAACCACGCGGCTCCCCAACCCGCCCCAAGGACCCtagccctaccaggctccgccccctctcccacccactcctCCTTGGCCACTCCCTggacccctgccccgccccctggaGACCCCACCCCCGCAATTGGTCCCTATTCAGCTTCAGGATCGCGGCCACACCCCCCGGGACCCTGACCCAGCCCAGATCTCTCCAGGGACCCCGGTCCCGCCCCCAGCCCACAGGTCAGGGAGCCCGACAGGCCCTGAGCACTCGCCCGGCCGCTGCCTGTGAGGAAGATGCCACCTCTGTGCCGCCGTCCGAGCCGCCGAGTCCTTCTCCTCCTACTGGCCCTGCTATTGCCCTCATCACCCCCGGCCTGCGCTCCCGCGCCCCCGGGCCCCGCCGCCGCCCTGCTCCAGGCCCTCGGATTGCCCGACGTGCCCCGGGGCGCCCCCGAATCCCGGCCCGTACCCCCTGTCATGTGGCGCCTGTTCCGGCGCCGGGACCACCAGGAGGCCAGGGCGGACCCGCGGAGGATGCCCCCGGGGGCCACCTTGCGGCCGTGCCACGTGGAGGAGCTGGGGGTCGCCGGAAACATCGTGCGCCACGTCCTGGACCGCGGTGAGTGGGGTCTGCGCTGGCGGCGTGGGTCTGGGAGGCCGAAGAGCCCTGAGAATCCCCACCCATCCCGTCCAGCCTGCAAGCAACCTGGGCTTCAGTACTCCATGCGGTCCTGGGCGTGGACACCTGTGGGGACAGGGGATGGGGGACAGCGAAGGGAGCGGTCCGAAAGCCAGGCTCTTCTACTCAGAGCCGGGCCCCCTGGCTTGCAGATGAAGCCCTGCCCCCACTCCATCACAGCCCCTCTGCCGCTTCACACCACTTGATGCCTTCCTGCTGATGCCACCCCGCCCCAGCATCGGTTCCCCTGGCCCCAGGCGGGCTTTCGTTCATCCCCCACTCGCCGatctccaccccccgcccccgcacgcGGCCCCCTGTCTGCCGAAATCCCCAACCGCGGGTTGACCCAAACTGGGTAGGGCCTCTTCCTCGTAAGTgatgccctgcccccaccccctggcgCTTCACAGCACTTGACGCCTTCTAACAGACGGTGCGCCCCCACCTTCGGACGCTCACCTTTCTCTGCAGTCCCCAACCCAGGCCCCCCTCGTGGGCCAGCCAGCACCGCGAAGGGACCCAGCGCCAGCCAAgccctctccctttcttcccagGAGCCGCCGCCCGCCCCCCGGAACCCGCCTCAGCTGCAGGGCAGTGCCCTGAGTGGACCGTCGTCTTCGACCTGTCGGCCGTGGAACCAGCCGAGCGCCCGAGCCAGGCCCGCCTGGAGCTGCGCTTCGAGGCTGCGGAGGCGACAGCGGGGACGACTGGCGGCTGGGAACTGAGCGTGGCGCCGGCGGGAGCGGGCCTCGGGCCGGTGGGGCTCCGCCAGGTGGTGCCCACTCTGGGACAGCCGGTGCGTGCTGAGCTGCTGGGCTCCATCTGGGCCCGCAACGCCTCGGCGCCCCGCAGCCTCCGCCTGACGCTGGCGCTGCGTCACCGGACCCCCGCGGCCTGCGCGCGCCTGGCCGAGGCCTCGCTGCTGCTGGTGACCCTCGACCAGCGCCTGTGCCACCCCCTGGCCCGGCCCCGGCGCGAGGCCGAGCCCCCAGTGGGTGGTGGCTCTGGGGGCTCGTGTCGCGCACGGCGGCTCTACGTGAGCTTCCGCGAGGTGGGCTGGCACCGCTGGGTCATCGCGCCTCGCGGCTTCCTGGCCAACTACTGCCAGGGCAAGTGCGCGCTGCCTGCGGTGCTGTCTGAACCTGGCGGGACTCCCGCGCTCAACCACGCGGTGCTGCGCACGCTCATGCACGCGGCCGCCCCCGGCGCCGCCGGCCTGCCCTGCTGCGTGCCCGCGCGCCTGTCGCCCATCTCCGTGCTCTTCTTCGATAACAGCGACAACGTGGTGCTGCGGCACTACGAAGACATGGTGGTGGACGAGTGCGGTTGTCGCTgaggggcgggcggggcgggggggggggggcgttaATAAACACTCCGTGGTCCGCGCAGCTGGCCCCTCTGCTCTTGTTACCTGGCCCGGAGGGTGGGGGCTGGCAGCCACTGACCATCACCGTTGACCACGAGGGTAAAGGGTGGGGGTTCCCAACAATGATGCCATGGGAGAAACCATCCCGGAGCCCAACATCTAACGTGCCCGAAGCCTAGGAACCGCCggacccaggcccaggcccaTGCTCCCCTTTCCATGCCCCGTCTCAGCTTTGTCATCAAGGTGGCTCTGAACCCCACATCCCCAACCAGCCAGACCCCCAGGGCAAGTGCTCTGCCACACACCCCTGCAGTTATCCAGCCCCAGTGTGAAAGCAAGAGATGTTTATTAAGATTTTATTGGTGACAAAAGAGCTTAAAACAAATTGACCAAAAACCAAAAGTCGCATTGCCTTGGTACAGATGTTTTCTAACTTGGGGAACTTATAGTAACTGCTGCTAAGAaggtggagaaaaaaagcaaacagcaCAAAGCAGAGGCAAAGCATTCCAAGGAACAGAACAGGGTGGGTGTGTCACCCGCGGGGACGGCGCACAAGGGGTCACAGCAGAAACCTATCCGAACTATGCAGCTACCAAAAGAAGTGGGGGCCGAAGGCCCTGCAGCGAAGGTGATAAATAAGAGGCCTGCCACACAAGGCGGCCTGTGCCCCCACCCCTGTGTGCCAGAGGAAGGGGGCCTGCGTCCCCTCTCCCCCGTGTGCCAGCTGGAGGCTGTGGGATAAGGCACACTGGGAGGGGGATGGTGGGGTCAGGGGCACCAGGGCCTGGACAGGCAGGGTTAGGGCTAGATGGTCCCCAACCAGGGCCGGCCAGGGAGGCCAAAACCCCACCGTGTGCAAAGAGCTGGGCGTGGGGGCCTCTGCCAGCAACAGTAACTTCAAGTTGCAGTGCAGACCCAGGCAGAGGCCCTGTGTAACGCCTGATGTGACAAACTCAAGCCCTTTAGCACAAAACCAACGTATTTTGGAAACTTACTCCCTTCTCCCCCCACAAATGACCCCAGCTCATCGAAGCTGTGCCCACGTGTAGAGTGGCTCCAAACTAGTGGGGCAGGTGAGGaacaaggtgggggtggggggcgttcAGTGACTCCCAACTGGCCTCAGGGTGGTGGGGGCCTCCCTGGGGTCGGGGACGGGTCCTCCTGACTGCCGCCTTTCACCAAATCCTCAGGAAGGACCCTGGGGAAGAAGCAACTGGCCGGGGAACAGCCACCTTCCGGCCTTCCAGCCTCACGGCCAGTCCTGCCCGAAGCCCCTCCTGTGGGGCCAAGTCCATGGCGCACCGGAGCGCTCTGCTTCGTGGGAGTCCAGCAGGGCCCTCGGAGCTGCCTGCCCGGCCCAGGACTGTGCTCCCTCACTGCCCTGATGCGCTGGGAGAAGCTGCTGGAagctaaaaactgaaaacaatcctCGTCCCATTGCAGGTGTTGATTCTAATCTTGAGTTTGTGTTGGCATGTTTAAACTTCGTTTCTGGAAGCTTCTCACATCTCCCAGGCCCACCATTAAGATTTGAGAGACAAACTCAGGAAAGTATATTTTTCAGTACTCcttagaaagaatttttaaaaaacaaacagaaaaacacaaaccaCCATATTTTCTTGAAATGAAAACCCTCCTAGAACGCAGGCAGCATGAGCGCGGCGGTATCAGAGCCGGTGTGGACAGAACCCACACTCTGTGGGGCTCTCCCGGCATGGCCACCACTGCAAGCAGCCTGCTCAGCACAGAAACGCGAAGTTTTTTCCTGCTAAAACGTAGTCCCCtttcaataaaagagaaaaagaaagaaaagaacagaggaaaGGGCTACTCTGAGATGAGGGTCTTCCTCCCTCCGCCCTGGTCGCAGACCCAGGTGTGGATGCGGCGGGCGAGCTGGGCTCCTCGCGAGCGGGGCTGGCGGGGCTCGCTGGCGGCGGTCCTCCGTGGCCGCCCCACCTCCCGCTCTCCCTTCGTCTCCTTGCCGCCACGTGCCAGCAGTGGGCGCTCGCTCTGCCTCGGGCTCCTCTCTCCCTCGGGtgctcctctccctctcctgttGCTCACAGTGGTGCTTCAGTTTTAGCAGTGGAAAACAggtatccatttatttttattttttattacccaGAATAAGATGCTGATGGACTAAGCCACATAGCTTAGCTCTTCCGCTGCCACCtgtcagggagagagggagggcaaGAGGCTTTAGAACAGGTGGGAGCCAGGGCAGCTCGTGGACCTGGCCCGGAAGGCTCCCCCACTCCAGTGGCCAGCTGGGGGCCCCGACCACCGACTTCCCACCCAGAGACAAGGTGGCTGAGAGTCACGGCTGCTGGGCCCGTGCAATCAACAGCCCTGCCCCTGCTCCCAGCATCGCCAGCTCCCGCAGCCCCTGGTCACGGGCGGGTGGGGCAGGCCCAAGGCCTTCTAACTCCACTCTGGCCTTGTTATGGGCAGACAACCATGACACAGGGCCCCGGAGGGACCGAGACGCACACCCAGAGGCGCGCAGGCACCTAGGGGCTGGGCCCTCTCCACCCTCACGACCGGCCTCGTCAGGGTGAGGGGACCCTCTGCCTCCTGGCTGCCCACCAGAAGCAGCGCTAAGACCCTCTGGAGAGTGGCAGAGGAGCGCGCCTGAGGCTCATATCCCCCGCAGCTGAGCAGAGGTACCGGGACCCAGAGTGGCAGGGACAGGGCGGGCGGCCCCTGGAGGACTCGAGACCCACACCTCCTCCAGAGGCCAGCTTGCCTTCTAGTACTGGGACAGCCCCGTCACTCCACCGTGCTGGTACGCCCGCTCGCCCTGGTATGTGGAGTCTTGCGACAGCGCCACGTCGATCTGTGACTTAAACTCATCTCCAAGGTAGCTGTCCTGCGAGACAAGGTTGGAGAGATGAGCACTGAATCAAGAGGTGTACTCGTCCTCCCGGCCGTGAGAACCTGCTCTGTGTCCTACCCGTTGCTACCCCCAAGGAATCATCTGGAAACTTACCTCGAAGCCCACGTGGCAGGAAACCCACACCGGTTACCTCGCCGCTGGATATGTGCTACCCAGGACAGCACTGCATGTGGGGTGTTCTAGACCCACAGTCCCTATGCTGAGGTCGTTAGAGGAGAGTGTCACCGGGCCTGGGTGTGCCAAGAGGGCTCCCTGGGCTGCTCTGACCCCACCGTGGGTGTGCTGCTTCACGCTAAGGGGCCAGGGCTCACCTGGGACAGCTCAGGCTGGGAGAGGCCGGGCTGGCTCATCTGGGAGGGCTGGCTCATGGAGATGTAGCCTTGGGTCAGGGCGCCCTGGGAGAAGGGCTGGGACGCCACATCCTGGCTGGCCTGGCTGTTGGGGAGATTCGTCTGACTGGGCCCAGGAAGCCCAAAGCGGTTCTTCTGGCGCCCCCCACGACCAGTCTTGCCTTTCGGGGTGCCTCGGCCTGAAAGACAGCAGTCCAGGGTTCCCTGAAAGAGGTTCTGAGCCTCACGGACAAGCACGCCTGCTCAACCCTAGGGTGTGAGTCCAGCCCAGGCGAAACCGGCTTCCCACGGGACCCCGGCTCAGCGCTCACCTGCGGCTGGCCCATTAGCTTGTCCAAAATACCCCGGTGGCGGCATGGGCGGCATGACCAGGTTGAAGGGAATGGGGATGTTCATGGCAGCCACGTGGCTGGGGCCGGCGCTGATCATGCCAATCTGGTCGTGGGTCTGGAAGTACATGTTCGAGGGCCGGCCTGTAAGACACAAGGTGAACGGCAGGCGTCACACCGCATCCAAACGAGCCCTGCTCTGCCCACAGCGGGAGCATCTGTCTTGTCCTCTCACTGCTGTCTGTCCCAGCGTTGCCTGGTGT
The nucleotide sequence above comes from Bos indicus isolate NIAB-ARS_2022 breed Sahiwal x Tharparkar chromosome 7, NIAB-ARS_B.indTharparkar_mat_pri_1.0, whole genome shotgun sequence. Encoded proteins:
- the GDF1 gene encoding embryonic growth/differentiation factor 1 gives rise to the protein MPPLCRRPSRRVLLLLLALLLPSSPPACAPAPPGPAAALLQALGLPDVPRGAPESRPVPPVMWRLFRRRDHQEARADPRRMPPGATLRPCHVEELGVAGNIVRHVLDRGAAARPPEPASAAGQCPEWTVVFDLSAVEPAERPSQARLELRFEAAEATAGTTGGWELSVAPAGAGLGPVGLRQVVPTLGQPVRAELLGSIWARNASAPRSLRLTLALRHRTPAACARLAEASLLLVTLDQRLCHPLARPRREAEPPVGGGSGGSCRARRLYVSFREVGWHRWVIAPRGFLANYCQGKCALPAVLSEPGGTPALNHAVLRTLMHAAAPGAAGLPCCVPARLSPISVLFFDNSDNVVLRHYEDMVVDECGCR